The following coding sequences lie in one Halomonas sp. 'Soap Lake #6' genomic window:
- a CDS encoding AAA family ATPase, which yields MRDAQPTDQLTLFGHFSLSQGEDVLTHFSYDKVKALLVYLLLHRQPVNRAALAELLWPDQGLSSGRTNLRHALHCLRQSMGDNAEHVLNVSRQTIAFQLPPHWRVDLHELQQLLEGSRDLATLDAVMGCYQGDLIEELQLANCSEFQRWLVQVRNEWRQRVIRFAEQVLDAHSDVPDQMLEGLVSRFSGYGPFHERLVRQLAEKNQMAAAHEQYNSYLQLLALSGQQPEPSFLQLATYWSDGHHDPRALSPQGAFSRALAADSKPLREDEIELRQLSVMAIRLRLQGDWQERAATRNCLALQLELLRWLEQQCHHLGGFWLPGATGGLGLACFGTHGPAHQLAELVALYEHCRLALPQESTRHWTGEGEPPKFELAAGLHSGRVVYLPERQLADPLGQVTQVSLELMSAAEGSELVISQESSQHMPPALDLQPRLVARLVASDGRVRLRALVLGQNEGGRDALPPSLVGRETSLRTLRDALARAGIGLRQSVLVRGASGMGKSALMVGFRQLELSRDAAICWQPTTRLSVLEPYGVARTLVAWFLEAAPSAEAIQQLQTRLSMEPLDEQRQQLLEEALGVRDVQEITQLTQNGEAVELVVRLLHRLIDQQSGSKTLVLMVDDLQWLDEPSFKVLAGLQARLPINTAFMLVASHHGREPLPVKLHWDQQISLSRLDALQSSRLLSQLSRRYRIHLSPRLRNQIIERCDGVPLYMQEICRRLDMDRREGRSVQFDELPKGLLGLLASRIDQLESDREIAHVAAVLGKRFRLDFLLECSGWEKVRLTQAVEHMRLLEIIEPVDKESGEHEYQFSHQLLQEAAYLSCPRDVRVKLHQQVVTLIENRFPVWISRHPGDFATHLRRSGHYARGARYFELAAREALKVSANRTALRMADFGLASLRHVEHQAEREVSLLTVRGQAAFALEGHGSPTAHESFVRARELLRQSCSDPVGDPEDLEQIFLVKWGLWVGRSQRYAHADAFALASTLADIAERLEDPRYRRLADYARAHCEYWAGRIQQAHDHLDEIDPLNAQMMIEWLPFSDHPQVTAACFQGWTLCLRGDYQRAERHVSAAIRLAEKIGHPGTLAMALLFAAALYRQLGHVHLAARHAERAAAMTETPDLQLWQISAQGVLGWQRALSGDQGGLAQLRDSLDQMAELNGRDRFQRPVLWYSDACIALGELAAAEDYLDQCLVIARERTTLFLPEIATQLAKVRDLLGHPANEVRALAEMAIHQSREHGNRHQELAALEFWLTRIAPSDQQAKEAFRALLGDVSHSDAPVLVRWVSLLDRRSHVLSVEN from the coding sequence ATGCGCGATGCTCAACCGACAGACCAACTGACTCTTTTTGGCCATTTCTCGCTATCCCAAGGCGAAGATGTATTAACTCATTTCAGTTACGACAAAGTTAAAGCTCTCTTGGTTTATTTGTTGTTGCACCGCCAGCCGGTGAATCGTGCCGCGCTTGCAGAGCTGCTTTGGCCAGACCAAGGGCTATCATCTGGCAGAACTAACTTGCGCCACGCACTGCACTGCTTGCGCCAGTCAATGGGGGATAATGCCGAACACGTATTAAACGTATCTCGCCAAACCATTGCTTTCCAGCTTCCTCCTCATTGGCGTGTTGATTTACACGAGCTACAGCAGCTACTTGAAGGATCGCGTGATTTAGCCACCCTTGACGCCGTAATGGGTTGCTATCAAGGAGACTTGATTGAAGAGCTGCAGTTAGCGAACTGTAGCGAGTTCCAGCGCTGGCTAGTGCAGGTTCGTAATGAATGGCGTCAACGGGTTATACGCTTCGCTGAGCAGGTATTGGATGCTCACTCGGATGTGCCTGACCAAATGTTGGAAGGACTGGTGAGCCGTTTCTCAGGCTATGGTCCTTTCCACGAGCGCCTTGTTCGCCAACTGGCTGAAAAGAACCAGATGGCAGCGGCACATGAGCAATATAATAGCTACCTACAATTGCTGGCACTTTCTGGTCAGCAGCCTGAGCCCAGTTTTTTACAGCTGGCGACCTATTGGTCTGATGGGCACCATGACCCACGTGCACTTAGCCCTCAAGGGGCTTTTTCCCGAGCGTTAGCTGCGGACAGCAAGCCTCTACGTGAAGATGAAATTGAGCTTCGCCAACTCTCTGTTATGGCCATAAGGCTGCGGTTACAAGGTGACTGGCAAGAGCGTGCCGCAACGCGTAACTGCTTAGCATTACAGCTAGAGTTGTTACGTTGGTTAGAGCAGCAATGCCACCACTTAGGTGGTTTTTGGTTGCCAGGGGCAACGGGAGGGTTGGGGCTGGCGTGCTTTGGTACCCACGGCCCTGCGCATCAACTGGCGGAGCTGGTTGCTCTTTATGAGCACTGCCGTTTGGCGTTGCCGCAAGAGTCTACGCGGCACTGGACCGGTGAAGGTGAACCACCCAAATTTGAACTCGCTGCTGGGCTGCATAGCGGGCGAGTAGTTTACTTGCCTGAGCGACAGCTGGCGGACCCTCTCGGGCAAGTCACCCAGGTGTCGCTGGAGCTAATGAGCGCGGCTGAAGGCAGTGAGTTGGTGATCTCCCAAGAGTCGAGCCAGCATATGCCTCCCGCGCTGGATTTGCAGCCCCGTTTGGTAGCACGACTGGTCGCGAGCGACGGTCGTGTTCGTTTGCGTGCGCTAGTATTAGGGCAGAATGAGGGTGGTAGAGATGCTTTGCCGCCAAGTTTGGTTGGACGTGAAACATCGCTACGTACGCTGCGCGACGCTTTAGCGCGTGCAGGAATCGGGCTGCGCCAGAGCGTTCTGGTCCGAGGCGCCTCTGGCATGGGGAAATCCGCATTAATGGTGGGTTTTCGCCAGCTAGAACTTAGCCGCGATGCGGCTATTTGCTGGCAACCTACCACGCGTCTTTCGGTGTTAGAGCCTTATGGTGTTGCCCGAACGCTGGTGGCGTGGTTCTTGGAAGCAGCGCCTAGCGCTGAGGCCATCCAACAGTTGCAGACTCGTTTGTCCATGGAGCCCCTGGACGAGCAGCGCCAGCAGCTGCTTGAAGAAGCGCTGGGTGTTCGAGATGTACAGGAAATTACTCAATTAACGCAAAACGGGGAAGCCGTTGAGCTAGTGGTGCGCCTACTACACCGCTTAATTGATCAGCAGTCAGGCTCTAAAACGTTAGTGCTGATGGTCGATGATTTGCAGTGGCTGGACGAGCCCTCGTTTAAAGTGTTGGCAGGGCTTCAGGCACGCTTGCCCATTAATACCGCTTTCATGCTAGTAGCCAGCCATCATGGGCGCGAGCCACTGCCTGTCAAGCTGCATTGGGATCAGCAAATCAGCCTTAGCAGGCTTGATGCATTGCAGTCGTCGCGCTTGCTTTCTCAGCTTTCAAGGCGCTATAGAATTCACTTAAGCCCACGTTTACGCAATCAGATTATCGAGCGGTGTGATGGTGTTCCGCTGTATATGCAGGAAATTTGCCGTCGCTTGGATATGGATCGGCGGGAAGGGCGTAGTGTGCAGTTTGATGAACTGCCAAAGGGCTTGCTGGGGCTGCTGGCTAGTCGTATTGATCAGTTGGAAAGCGACCGTGAAATTGCCCATGTGGCAGCGGTGTTAGGCAAGCGCTTCAGGCTAGACTTCTTGCTCGAATGCAGCGGCTGGGAAAAAGTTCGGCTGACACAAGCGGTTGAGCATATGCGGTTGCTGGAAATTATCGAGCCGGTAGATAAAGAAAGTGGTGAGCACGAGTACCAGTTTAGCCATCAATTGCTGCAGGAAGCGGCTTATCTTTCCTGCCCTCGGGATGTCAGGGTTAAACTACATCAGCAGGTCGTCACCTTAATCGAAAATCGTTTCCCTGTTTGGATTAGTCGTCACCCCGGAGATTTTGCTACACACCTACGACGCAGCGGCCATTATGCTCGGGGCGCCCGTTACTTTGAACTTGCCGCTCGTGAGGCGTTAAAGGTTAGCGCCAACCGTACCGCACTGCGCATGGCTGACTTTGGACTGGCTAGCTTACGCCATGTTGAACATCAGGCTGAACGTGAGGTAAGCCTGTTAACCGTACGGGGTCAAGCTGCCTTTGCCCTTGAAGGACATGGTTCTCCCACGGCCCATGAAAGCTTTGTGCGTGCCAGGGAGTTATTGCGGCAATCGTGTAGTGACCCTGTTGGCGACCCAGAAGATCTAGAGCAAATTTTCTTGGTTAAGTGGGGATTATGGGTAGGCCGTAGCCAGCGTTATGCGCACGCGGATGCGTTCGCATTAGCATCTACCTTGGCCGATATTGCTGAACGTTTGGAAGACCCCCGCTATCGTAGGCTGGCCGACTACGCCAGAGCCCATTGCGAGTACTGGGCGGGACGTATTCAGCAGGCACATGACCACCTTGATGAGATTGATCCGCTTAACGCTCAAATGATGATTGAGTGGCTGCCGTTCTCTGACCACCCGCAGGTAACTGCGGCATGTTTCCAGGGCTGGACGCTGTGCTTGCGGGGAGATTACCAGCGTGCCGAACGCCATGTTTCTGCGGCGATACGGTTAGCAGAAAAAATAGGCCACCCAGGTACCCTTGCTATGGCGTTGTTGTTTGCTGCTGCGTTATACCGTCAACTTGGCCATGTGCATCTTGCTGCTCGACATGCTGAGCGTGCGGCTGCTATGACGGAGACGCCAGATTTACAGCTTTGGCAAATTTCCGCCCAAGGTGTATTGGGTTGGCAGCGGGCATTATCAGGCGATCAAGGTGGGTTGGCGCAGCTGCGTGATAGTTTGGATCAAATGGCTGAGCTTAATGGCCGTGATCGTTTTCAGAGACCTGTGCTGTGGTACTCCGATGCATGCATCGCGCTAGGGGAGTTAGCAGCGGCAGAAGATTATCTCGATCAGTGTTTGGTTATTGCGCGAGAGCGGACGACGCTGTTTTTACCTGAAATAGCCACCCAACTAGCTAAAGTGCGCGATTTACTGGGGCATCCTGCCAATGAAGTGAGAGCGCTTGCAGAAATGGCGATCCACCAGTCGCGTGAGCATGGTAACCGCCATCAAGAGCTGGCTGCATTGGAGTTTTGGTTAACGCGCATTGCTCCTAGCGACCAACAGGCCAAAGAAGCGTTTAGGGCTTTGTTAGGTGATGTCAGCCATAGCGATGCACCTGTGTTAGTACGTTGGGTGAGTCTATTAGATCGGCGCTCTCACGTATTGAGCGTTGAGAACTAA
- a CDS encoding tRNA-(ms[2]io[6]A)-hydroxylase, with translation MSIQLTALQPVGHSLQADDLLPESLHDFLACSTPDSWLQWALANPEILLVDHAQCEKKAASTAMSLLYRYVDQPLLLSKMSQLAREELLHFEQVVVLMEKRGVAYEHLTASRYAEGLRKHMRSSDPERLIDLLIIGALIEARSCERFARLIPYLDEELARFYRTLVKSEGRHFEDYLLLARQQTADSLDERIAFFVAREAELITSPDTAFRFHSGVPTQGHR, from the coding sequence ATGTCAATACAATTAACGGCACTGCAACCGGTAGGTCATTCGCTACAAGCAGATGATTTACTACCGGAAAGTCTTCATGATTTTCTTGCCTGCTCAACGCCAGATTCATGGTTGCAATGGGCACTAGCTAACCCTGAAATACTTCTTGTTGATCATGCTCAATGCGAGAAGAAGGCGGCTTCCACGGCGATGAGTTTGCTGTACCGTTATGTGGATCAACCTCTTTTACTGAGCAAAATGTCGCAACTGGCTCGTGAGGAGCTGCTGCATTTTGAACAAGTCGTGGTATTGATGGAAAAGCGGGGCGTCGCCTATGAGCATCTCACCGCTTCTCGCTATGCAGAAGGTTTGCGTAAACATATGCGTAGTAGCGACCCTGAGAGGTTGATTGATCTGCTAATTATAGGCGCGTTAATCGAAGCGCGTAGCTGTGAGCGATTCGCACGCTTGATACCTTATTTAGATGAAGAGCTGGCTCGGTTTTATCGCACACTGGTGAAATCAGAAGGACGCCATTTTGAAGACTATTTATTGCTTGCACGGCAGCAGACAGCCGATTCGCTAGATGAACGAATCGCCTTTTTCGTAGCGCGTGAAGCGGAGCTGATTACTTCGCCAGATACGGCTTTTCGTTTTCATAGTGGCGTGCCTACTCAAGGCCACCGCTAG
- the acnB gene encoding bifunctional aconitate hydratase 2/2-methylisocitrate dehydratase, with amino-acid sequence MLEAYRQHAEERAAEGVPPKPLNAEQVASLIELLKNPPAGEEEVILDLITNRVPPGVDEAAYVKAGFLTAIAKGEASSPLIDKVHAVKLLGTMQGGYNIVSMVELLDNEELAREAGEQLKHTLLMFDAFHDVEERAKNGNAVAKDVIQSWADAEWFLSKPALDEKITLTVFKVPGETNTDDLSPAPDAWSRPDIPLHANAMLKNEREGIVPEVQGSTGPLKQIEEVKAQGFPVAYVGDVVGTGSSRKSATNSVLWFFGDDIPYVPNKRAGGFCFGSKIAPIFFNTMEDSGALPIEMDVANLAMGDVIDVYPYEGKVCKHGTDEVLSTFELKTQLILDEVRAGGRIPLIIGRGLTGKARESLGLEQSDVFRLPDQPKDTGKGFTLAQKMVGKACGLEGVRPGMYCEPKMTTVGSQDTTGPMTRDELKDLACLGFQADLVMQSFCHTAAYPKPVDVDTHHTLPDFIMNRGGVSLRPGDGIIHSWLNRMLLPDTVGTGGDSHTRFPLGISFPAGSGLVAFAAATGVMPLDMPESVLVRFKGTRQPGVTLRDLVHAIPLYAIKKGLLTVEKSGKKNAFSGRVLEIEGLEELTVEQAFELSDASAERSAAGCTITLSEESVTEYLKSNITLLKWMMANGYGDERTISRRIEGMEAWLANPSLMRADKDAEYAEVIEIDLSEIKEPVLCAPNDPDDARLLSEVAGEKIDEVFIGSCMTNIGHFRAAGKLLEKQPAGSLKTRLWLAPPTKMDQHQLTEEGYYGIYGRAGARMEMPGCSLCMGNQARVAAKSTVVSTSTRNFPNRLGDGANVYLASAELAAVAAVEGRLPSVEEYQRYMSEFDAMAGEIYRYMNFHEIEEYQKIASNVIPVAQEA; translated from the coding sequence GTGCTTGAAGCTTACCGCCAACATGCCGAGGAACGCGCTGCTGAGGGCGTCCCGCCCAAGCCCCTGAACGCTGAGCAAGTCGCCTCCTTAATTGAATTGCTAAAAAATCCGCCAGCGGGTGAAGAAGAAGTCATTCTTGACCTGATCACTAATCGTGTACCGCCGGGCGTTGATGAAGCAGCTTACGTCAAAGCAGGCTTCCTAACCGCGATTGCCAAAGGAGAAGCCTCCTCTCCGCTAATCGATAAAGTACATGCCGTTAAACTGCTCGGCACCATGCAAGGCGGTTATAACATCGTCTCGATGGTAGAGCTGTTAGATAACGAAGAGCTTGCCCGCGAAGCTGGCGAGCAGCTAAAGCATACTCTGCTAATGTTTGACGCTTTTCATGATGTTGAAGAGCGTGCCAAAAACGGCAACGCCGTCGCTAAAGACGTCATCCAGTCCTGGGCTGACGCGGAGTGGTTCCTGTCCAAACCAGCCTTGGATGAGAAAATCACCCTGACGGTTTTCAAGGTCCCAGGTGAAACTAACACCGACGACCTATCCCCAGCACCAGATGCTTGGTCACGCCCTGATATTCCGTTACACGCCAACGCTATGCTTAAAAACGAGCGCGAAGGTATTGTACCGGAAGTACAAGGCAGCACTGGGCCGCTCAAGCAGATTGAAGAAGTGAAAGCCCAGGGTTTCCCGGTTGCCTACGTAGGCGATGTGGTAGGTACCGGCTCTTCACGTAAGTCTGCCACTAACTCTGTGCTCTGGTTCTTCGGCGACGATATTCCCTATGTGCCGAACAAGCGCGCAGGTGGCTTCTGCTTTGGCAGCAAAATTGCCCCGATCTTCTTTAACACCATGGAAGATTCAGGCGCGCTGCCGATTGAAATGGACGTAGCCAACTTGGCGATGGGCGACGTTATCGACGTCTACCCCTATGAAGGCAAAGTGTGCAAACACGGCACCGACGAAGTGCTCTCCACATTCGAGCTGAAAACTCAACTGATTTTGGATGAAGTACGTGCTGGCGGCCGTATCCCACTGATCATCGGCCGCGGCTTGACTGGCAAAGCGCGCGAGTCTTTGGGCCTAGAACAGTCTGACGTTTTCCGCCTACCAGACCAGCCAAAAGACACTGGCAAGGGCTTCACCCTCGCTCAGAAAATGGTCGGTAAAGCCTGTGGCCTAGAAGGTGTTCGCCCAGGCATGTATTGCGAACCCAAAATGACCACGGTTGGCTCTCAAGATACCACCGGCCCCATGACCCGTGATGAGCTTAAAGACTTAGCGTGCCTTGGCTTCCAAGCCGATCTGGTCATGCAGTCTTTCTGCCACACCGCTGCTTATCCGAAGCCGGTTGACGTCGACACGCACCACACGCTACCAGACTTCATTATGAACCGTGGTGGCGTATCACTGCGCCCAGGCGACGGCATTATCCACAGCTGGCTTAACCGCATGCTGCTGCCCGACACCGTAGGCACGGGTGGTGACTCCCACACCCGTTTCCCGCTGGGCATCTCATTCCCCGCTGGTTCCGGCCTGGTTGCGTTCGCTGCGGCGACAGGCGTTATGCCATTAGACATGCCCGAGTCTGTACTCGTGCGCTTTAAAGGCACCCGCCAGCCGGGCGTTACGCTGCGCGATCTTGTTCACGCCATTCCGCTTTACGCTATTAAGAAAGGCCTTCTGACTGTCGAGAAGTCTGGCAAGAAAAATGCTTTCTCTGGTCGTGTACTTGAAATTGAAGGTCTAGAAGAGCTAACCGTTGAGCAAGCATTCGAGCTTTCTGATGCTTCTGCTGAACGCAGTGCTGCTGGTTGTACCATTACGTTGTCTGAAGAGAGCGTAACTGAGTATCTGAAATCCAACATCACACTGCTGAAGTGGATGATGGCAAACGGCTACGGCGACGAGCGTACCATTAGCCGCCGTATTGAGGGTATGGAAGCATGGCTTGCCAACCCGAGCCTAATGCGCGCCGACAAAGATGCAGAATACGCCGAGGTTATTGAAATCGACCTCAGCGAGATTAAAGAGCCTGTTCTTTGCGCTCCGAACGACCCAGACGATGCGCGCTTACTGTCTGAGGTTGCGGGCGAAAAGATCGATGAAGTATTTATCGGCTCATGCATGACCAACATCGGCCACTTCCGCGCTGCTGGCAAGCTGCTTGAGAAACAGCCTGCTGGCAGCCTGAAGACTCGCCTATGGCTGGCGCCGCCAACCAAAATGGATCAGCACCAGCTGACCGAAGAGGGCTACTACGGTATCTACGGCCGTGCTGGTGCCCGTATGGAAATGCCGGGATGCTCACTGTGTATGGGTAACCAGGCACGCGTTGCGGCAAAAAGCACCGTTGTGTCTACGTCTACACGTAACTTCCCGAACCGTTTAGGTGATGGTGCCAATGTTTACCTCGCCTCGGCGGAGTTGGCAGCGGTAGCCGCTGTAGAAGGCCGCCTGCCAAGCGTCGAAGAGTACCAGCGCTACATGAGTGAATTTGACGCTATGGCAGGAGAGATATATCGTTACATGAACTTCCATGAAATCGAGGAGTATCAAAAAATCGCCTCGAACGTGATTCCGGTTGCTCAAGAAGCGTAA
- the rraA gene encoding ribonuclease E activity regulator RraA has protein sequence MTTTHVIATPDLCDSHPDVTVLEPIFANFGGIDSFYGPIRTVKCFEDNSMVKQAVAEPGNGAVLVVDAGGSNRCAMLGDMLAEQAAKNGWAGVVMFGCVRDVDILVTLSLGVQALGSHPRRSEKHGEGQRDIPVTFAGATLRPGQWLYADNNGIIIADKALELPE, from the coding sequence ATGACAACGACCCATGTGATTGCTACTCCGGATTTATGCGATAGCCATCCAGACGTAACAGTTCTAGAGCCTATATTTGCCAATTTCGGTGGCATAGATAGCTTCTATGGGCCCATTCGCACGGTAAAATGCTTTGAAGATAACTCCATGGTTAAGCAGGCTGTTGCTGAACCAGGCAATGGAGCCGTGCTCGTCGTAGATGCTGGCGGGTCTAACCGCTGCGCCATGCTTGGCGACATGCTGGCCGAGCAAGCAGCCAAAAATGGTTGGGCGGGTGTAGTGATGTTTGGCTGTGTGAGAGATGTTGATATTTTAGTGACGCTGTCTCTAGGCGTACAGGCACTTGGCAGCCATCCACGGCGTAGCGAAAAACATGGCGAGGGACAGCGGGACATTCCAGTGACCTTTGCTGGTGCTACCCTACGCCCGGGCCAGTGGCTCTATGCCGATAATAACGGCATCATCATTGCGGATAAGGCGCTCGAGTTGCCCGAATAG
- a CDS encoding glycerophosphodiester phosphodiesterase family protein, with protein sequence MPGVADSATLVIHSDIFVTMQPLNQLGYALLKTLRDHLRPLIAYHLLFTILATALLVPLIAWTARAVLAQLNRVVVTNDALISLLFSPLGLLAMLVGLGFTFLLIYWQQAGMLMVAVKPKDNHYQLAFESLWLSTQRLPALAGLVILQVGVHLLLLAPFMAGLAWLYSIWLSGLDPYYLQRVRPPVFWYFLACAIPLVITWASLAAWLYLRWLLALPLVTLEGYSPYHALKRSVVLTRGWHRSIGIAVLALLAVIISLPFITTWLFDLIVTPLLWWLPEHNAVLIPAMLVYLTSYILITLTITFLGIATNALLSACLYLQLAYREERPSPRPQQAHPGRWAWAVEISVLLIAALQAWWILNSFEIRDNVAVIAHRGSSMVAPENTLAAIDQALSDKADYVEIDVRLSADNQVMLYHDRTLARLTGDPREFGDLTREELSHFDVGSWFGDAFQNEAIAGLDEALALVRGRAGLMIDMKPLPGEELALARAVLETLDAESDIRYRCWATQESALTAVASCGFPNALMETRVATMSLDTVSYIKQQAPQLRVTLLAQLILPGTLDRRSFDALGLRHNRINRQEIRLAALYGYEIHAWTVNDRARMSTLIDLGVDAIITDYPDRLRELIEDRRALSDGSLMLVKLRNWLRE encoded by the coding sequence TTGCCAGGCGTGGCAGATAGTGCCACCCTGGTGATTCACTCTGACATTTTTGTGACCATGCAGCCGTTAAATCAATTAGGTTACGCGTTATTAAAAACCCTTCGCGATCACCTGCGACCACTGATTGCGTACCACCTACTCTTCACGATACTCGCTACTGCTCTATTAGTCCCCCTTATTGCCTGGACAGCACGGGCCGTACTAGCCCAACTTAATCGCGTGGTGGTTACCAATGATGCACTGATCAGCCTCCTATTTAGCCCGCTAGGCTTATTAGCGATGCTGGTGGGGCTTGGCTTTACCTTCTTACTGATCTATTGGCAGCAAGCAGGCATGCTAATGGTTGCTGTCAAACCAAAAGACAATCATTACCAGTTAGCCTTTGAGTCGTTGTGGCTAAGCACCCAACGCTTGCCTGCACTTGCAGGCCTAGTCATTTTGCAGGTAGGTGTACACCTGTTATTGCTGGCCCCCTTTATGGCAGGCCTTGCTTGGCTATATAGCATCTGGCTAAGTGGGTTAGACCCCTATTATCTACAGCGCGTTCGCCCCCCGGTTTTTTGGTACTTCCTTGCTTGTGCAATACCCCTTGTCATTACCTGGGCTAGCCTTGCAGCATGGCTCTACTTACGCTGGCTGCTGGCTCTCCCACTGGTCACCTTAGAGGGCTACAGTCCCTATCATGCCCTAAAACGCAGCGTAGTCTTGACCCGAGGCTGGCACCGCTCTATTGGCATTGCAGTACTAGCACTACTTGCCGTTATTATCAGCTTGCCATTTATTACTACTTGGCTGTTTGATCTTATTGTTACCCCCCTTCTCTGGTGGCTTCCTGAGCATAACGCTGTTCTGATTCCCGCCATGCTTGTCTATTTGACAAGCTACATACTAATTACATTAACCATTACATTTTTAGGCATAGCAACCAACGCACTGCTTTCCGCTTGCCTATACCTACAGCTTGCTTATCGAGAAGAGCGCCCCTCTCCCCGCCCACAGCAAGCACATCCAGGGCGCTGGGCCTGGGCAGTAGAAATAAGCGTACTACTGATCGCGGCACTGCAAGCTTGGTGGATCCTTAATAGCTTTGAGATACGCGACAATGTTGCGGTTATCGCCCACCGAGGAAGCTCAATGGTAGCCCCAGAAAACACTCTGGCGGCCATAGACCAAGCTTTGAGCGATAAAGCAGACTACGTGGAGATAGATGTGCGCTTGAGCGCCGATAACCAAGTGATGCTTTATCATGATCGTACTTTGGCTCGGTTAACCGGAGACCCTCGTGAATTCGGTGATTTAACCAGAGAGGAACTGAGCCATTTTGATGTTGGCAGTTGGTTTGGTGATGCCTTTCAAAATGAAGCAATTGCAGGCTTAGACGAAGCGCTGGCATTAGTACGCGGACGTGCGGGGTTAATGATAGACATGAAGCCCTTACCCGGTGAAGAGCTGGCACTGGCCCGCGCAGTTTTAGAGACACTCGACGCTGAGTCTGACATTCGTTATCGCTGCTGGGCAACACAGGAGAGCGCGCTGACAGCCGTTGCTAGCTGTGGATTTCCCAATGCCTTAATGGAGACACGCGTAGCCACCATGTCGCTAGATACGGTTAGTTATATAAAACAACAGGCACCTCAATTACGCGTCACCTTATTAGCGCAATTGATATTACCTGGCACCCTGGACCGGCGCAGCTTTGATGCGCTAGGCCTCAGGCATAATCGCATCAATCGACAAGAAATTCGCCTCGCGGCTCTTTATGGCTACGAAATTCATGCGTGGACAGTTAACGACCGCGCTCGTATGTCGACACTGATAGACCTGGGCGTCGACGCCATTATTACCGATTATCCCGATCGCCTGCGTGAATTGATAGAAGACCGCCGTGCTTTAAGCGACGGCAGCCTAATGCTGGTAAAGCTACGTAACTGGCTTCGTGAATAG